A single window of uncultured Methanospirillum sp. DNA harbors:
- the htpX gene encoding zinc metalloprotease HtpX, whose product MKWQRDSGLSGRIFLTWVLLLLVYLIFMGVLMALGLPSMFIILIAVGMGLVQYFFSEKLVMMTTGARVIEEDEYPDLHRMIEKLCTEADLPKPKIAIMQSPMPNAFATGRSPHHALVAVTDSIMVTLNKAELEAVLAHELSHIKNRDILTMTVAGFVAMIASMIMNNFLFASLFNREQGGAWIIAGIVAAVVWVFSTILMMALSRYREFAADRGAAFITEDPDALISALKKISGRMERVPVETRAAAEGANAFYIIPAISGQSFAALFSTHPALEKRIENLENVRKEIRGY is encoded by the coding sequence ATGAAATGGCAACGTGATTCCGGACTTTCCGGAAGAATATTTCTCACATGGGTCCTGCTGTTACTTGTTTATCTGATCTTTATGGGAGTCCTCATGGCTCTGGGCCTTCCATCCATGTTCATCATCCTCATTGCTGTGGGGATGGGTCTTGTTCAGTACTTCTTCTCTGAAAAACTTGTGATGATGACTACCGGTGCACGGGTTATTGAAGAGGATGAATACCCTGATCTGCACCGGATGATCGAGAAGTTATGTACAGAAGCAGATCTGCCAAAGCCTAAAATTGCAATTATGCAGTCGCCAATGCCGAACGCATTTGCGACCGGCCGTAGTCCTCATCATGCCCTTGTTGCGGTAACCGACTCTATTATGGTAACCTTGAACAAGGCAGAACTGGAGGCTGTTCTTGCACATGAACTCTCCCATATCAAGAACCGTGACATTCTGACGATGACAGTTGCAGGTTTTGTGGCAATGATCGCTTCCATGATCATGAACAACTTCCTGTTTGCTTCACTCTTCAACCGTGAGCAGGGAGGAGCGTGGATTATTGCAGGAATTGTAGCAGCAGTAGTGTGGGTTTTTTCAACCATACTTATGATGGCGTTGTCACGATATCGTGAGTTTGCTGCAGATCGGGGGGCTGCCTTTATCACTGAAGATCCGGATGCACTTATTTCTGCACTCAAAAAGATCAGTGGAAGAATGGAACGGGTTCCTGTAGAGACCCGGGCAGCAGCTGAAGGTGCAAATGCCTTCTACATTATTCCAGCAATTTCCGGCCAGTCATTTGCTGCTCTTTTCTCAACTCACCCGGCATTAGAAAAACGGATTGAGAATCTTGAGAACGTTCGTAAAGAAATTCGTGGATATTAA
- a CDS encoding FeoA family protein, with the protein MKTTTVENIAPGTSAVITGIAGDPMIKRRLMEMGVIPGSTLKLIRWAPLGDPAECQIRGYKLSIRRSEAAMITVSPEGEM; encoded by the coding sequence ATGAAAACTACAACTGTTGAAAATATAGCCCCCGGGACTTCCGCTGTTATCACCGGAATCGCAGGGGATCCAATGATCAAACGAAGACTGATGGAGATGGGTGTAATTCCGGGTTCAACACTCAAACTGATTCGCTGGGCACCGCTCGGTGATCCAGCAGAATGCCAGATCAGGGGATACAAACTCTCGATCAGAAGATCCGAAGCCGCGATGATCACCGTTTCACCAGAAGGTGAGATGTAA
- a CDS encoding winged helix-turn-helix transcriptional regulator encodes MQYTNLGFAFGFFLISLSFPLDCPIHESRISLPDVSGREENETGNSLPRPRDKAGMDYHSVWSTLFADIDQAYRTLLRQLRGYRRITTHNVLEHETRRKVYGLICLNPGIDLARLALLCECNERTLRYHINQIAEKDYITVYNQGKSFHFFENHNAFSLKEQKFLSYYSSGQTGKILSLIHQKPGVTRRELADHLGVSSPTATRMVQILVHEECVHLVKEGKYTRHFLTGDSCSIIQRIIPA; translated from the coding sequence ATGCAATATACCAACCTGGGTTTTGCATTTGGTTTTTTTCTCATCTCATTGAGTTTTCCCCTTGATTGTCCTATTCATGAGTCCAGGATCTCCCTTCCTGATGTATCAGGCAGGGAAGAGAATGAGACCGGGAATTCTCTTCCTCGCCCGAGGGATAAGGCCGGAATGGATTACCATTCGGTGTGGTCTACTCTGTTTGCTGATATTGATCAGGCATATCGGACCCTTCTGAGACAACTCAGAGGATACAGGAGGATAACAACCCATAATGTTCTGGAACATGAGACCCGGAGAAAGGTATACGGCCTCATCTGCCTGAACCCGGGAATTGATCTGGCCAGGCTTGCCCTGCTCTGTGAATGTAATGAGAGAACACTGCGGTACCATATTAATCAGATCGCAGAAAAGGACTACATTACTGTCTATAACCAGGGAAAATCATTTCATTTCTTTGAGAATCATAATGCATTCTCGTTAAAAGAACAGAAGTTTTTGTCATATTATTCGTCAGGCCAGACCGGAAAAATACTTTCATTGATTCATCAAAAGCCGGGAGTTACCCGCCGTGAACTCGCTGATCATCTTGGTGTATCCAGTCCCACCGCTACCCGCATGGTTCAGATCCTGGTACATGAAGAGTGTGTGCACCTCGTAAAAGAAGGAAAGTACACAAGACACTTTCTGACCGGCGACTCTTGTTCCATCATTCAGAGAATAATTCCCGCGTGA
- a CDS encoding AI-2E family transporter, whose translation MAALRDFPQIDRFLFLGACCFIILTGLKMAGGFIGPLLISIFAAIIFSFVSLWFQKKGFSIRTSGYIAFTIFVACLVMVGAIIVLSISPLISHLPKISEGINSNIHILQGSLSQFGIDLGTILPVTQMTGSLSSFSPDAVYSVIGQFSTLFIVLFTTLFLLLEATSFSRKINSILGSQKQELADQINEFGSIVLDYVIIRTKVNLVTGAGFGIALVLLGVQDPLLWGVMMFVLNFVPYIGFLIAVIPPAVLALIDISPLTAGLVVIIASLVNLFSENILFPELAGRGMDLSPAVVFISMIFWGYFLGGSGVIVAIPLTVLLKMVLDSFPETQWAAQFIGPGPSEETQ comes from the coding sequence ATGGCTGCTCTTCGTGATTTTCCACAGATTGATCGGTTTCTTTTTCTCGGAGCGTGCTGTTTTATTATTCTGACCGGGCTGAAGATGGCAGGCGGTTTTATCGGTCCACTTCTGATTTCAATATTTGCTGCAATCATATTCTCCTTCGTCTCCTTATGGTTTCAGAAGAAAGGATTCTCCATCCGTACATCCGGATATATTGCTTTTACTATCTTTGTCGCCTGTCTTGTCATGGTAGGTGCAATCATAGTGCTCTCGATCTCTCCTCTCATCAGTCATCTACCAAAAATATCAGAGGGGATCAATTCAAATATTCATATTCTTCAGGGATCCCTCTCTCAATTCGGGATAGATCTTGGGACAATACTTCCTGTAACCCAGATGACCGGCTCACTTTCATCTTTCTCTCCTGACGCTGTTTATTCTGTCATCGGTCAGTTTTCAACGCTATTTATCGTCCTTTTTACAACACTCTTCCTTCTTCTGGAAGCAACATCATTCTCCCGAAAAATCAATTCAATTCTTGGATCCCAAAAGCAGGAACTCGCTGACCAGATCAATGAATTCGGATCTATCGTATTAGATTATGTTATCATCAGGACAAAAGTGAATTTAGTTACCGGAGCAGGGTTTGGCATTGCCCTTGTTTTACTGGGAGTCCAGGATCCCCTGTTATGGGGGGTTATGATGTTTGTACTGAACTTCGTTCCCTACATCGGGTTTCTCATCGCAGTTATTCCCCCTGCAGTTCTTGCCCTTATAGATATCAGTCCCCTCACGGCAGGACTGGTGGTAATCATTGCATCCCTTGTGAACTTATTCTCGGAAAATATCCTTTTCCCTGAGCTGGCCGGCCGGGGAATGGACCTTTCACCGGCAGTGGTTTTTATCTCCATGATCTTCTGGGGATATTTCCTTGGAGGATCCGGTGTAATTGTTGCCATACCCCTCACCGTTCTCCTGAAGATGGTCCTGGATAGTTTCCCTGAAACGCAGTGGGCCGCTCAGTTCATAGGTCCCGGACCCTCTGAAGAAACGCAATAG
- a CDS encoding ATP-binding protein produces MKPAKLKLSQTMEDYLETIFVVSQNRGYARTCEIAKNLQISPSSAVETVGRLASLNLVVWKRYEGVYLTPEGRIHGEIIHIRHEMLRRFFEFIGVPNDIANAEACIIEHELTPVTTAAIGNLVRFLQTPAGEKTCSSLKLFTRLQDAGIPLAEKEIRQEQVSSDEIQETIQRSSQQYKVLSTLTRHDLLNSLTALYGYLDLLKEQKPEAGTAEIVSRIEQTATSMYRQISGTGDLLIPGSSTRTWLDIGRVIDNAVEGLDTTKISIENNLHGVELHGDPLINKVIFNLLENAARHGKTVSTIRCGCFHDNSDLVIYISDDGTGIPDEEKHAIFRPGHGTNSGLGLYLSDQILSSCRMRIEESGRFGEGASFGIRVPPPLFRNTRMGCVGLKSEKEDQHHDPETESSLPVPEKGFS; encoded by the coding sequence ATGAAACCTGCAAAACTGAAGTTGTCGCAGACAATGGAAGACTATCTTGAAACAATCTTTGTAGTAAGTCAGAACCGTGGGTATGCACGCACCTGCGAGATCGCAAAAAACCTTCAGATATCTCCTTCTTCTGCTGTTGAGACGGTAGGAAGGCTTGCATCGCTGAATCTTGTTGTTTGGAAACGGTATGAAGGTGTATACCTGACACCTGAAGGTCGTATTCACGGTGAAATAATTCACATCCGCCATGAAATGCTGCGACGCTTTTTTGAGTTTATCGGGGTTCCCAACGATATCGCAAATGCCGAGGCATGCATTATTGAGCATGAACTAACACCGGTCACTACTGCAGCAATAGGAAATCTGGTTCGGTTCCTGCAAACACCAGCAGGAGAAAAGACATGTTCATCACTGAAACTCTTCACCAGATTACAGGATGCAGGCATCCCATTAGCAGAAAAGGAGATAAGACAGGAGCAGGTATCATCAGATGAGATTCAGGAGACGATCCAGAGAAGCAGTCAGCAGTATAAGGTGCTTTCTACACTGACCCGTCATGATCTTCTCAACTCACTTACTGCACTGTACGGGTATCTTGATCTTCTCAAGGAACAAAAACCAGAGGCAGGAACTGCAGAGATTGTTTCCCGGATTGAGCAGACTGCAACCTCGATGTATCGCCAGATATCAGGAACAGGCGATCTTCTCATACCTGGATCATCCACACGGACATGGCTTGACATCGGCAGAGTTATTGACAATGCTGTCGAGGGCCTTGATACTACCAAGATCTCCATCGAAAACAACCTCCATGGAGTTGAGCTGCATGGAGATCCGCTGATAAACAAAGTTATCTTTAATCTTCTTGAAAATGCCGCACGACATGGAAAAACGGTAAGCACAATCAGATGCGGGTGTTTCCATGATAATTCTGATCTGGTCATATACATTTCAGATGATGGAACAGGAATACCAGATGAAGAAAAACATGCCATCTTCAGACCGGGTCATGGCACGAACTCAGGTTTAGGGCTTTATCTGAGTGATCAGATACTCTCATCGTGCAGAATGCGAATTGAGGAATCAGGAAGGTTCGGAGAAGGAGCATCGTTCGGTATCCGGGTTCCTCCGCCATTGTTCAGGAATACCCGGATGGGTTGTGTAGGATTAAAGTCAGAAAAAGAAGATCAGCATCATGACCCTGAAACAGAGTCCTCTCTCCCTGTTCCTGAAAAGGGTTTTTCATGA
- a CDS encoding calcium-translocating P-type ATPase, PMCA-type encodes MIPSPDQGTFSRDGLSTEEVLDSRNKYGKNELAPPKRIPVWKQYLDKYQDPIIRILLIAVTLSAIVAIIEGNSLIDTIGIALAVILSTSIAFITEFRSNREFDALNAMREDTAVKVIRNKSPTTVPMRDIVVGDTILLEAGDMVPADGFLLQASDIEADESAFTGESEPVGKKENDTALKSSYITSGRGILIASAVGDDTKMGLIAASLTEGTRPDTPLQVKLKDLAHLISRFGYVMAALIIILVLVQDLVLAAPPESAFDIFRIFLHACMFAVVIIVVSVPEGLPVSVTVSLALTMRKMTRAKSLVRRLIACETIGSVTVICTDKTGTLTMNQMEVAASSIEVPVDVRSLPVDPAGWISLNAAVNSTAELDHVDGQLITVGNSTEAALLRWLHRAGIGYQEIRDAWPPLHQNFFNSKKKQMSTTVALGTRQFILVKGAPEIIGAQCNPVPDLTHLHDLAGRAMRTLAFAHGEINSSEPDQVLLTWDGFVGIRDEVRPDVPDAVQTCKDAGITVKMVTGDSAETASAIARETGILGTGIVMTGPEFRELSDERRKEVAGNIQVLARSEPHDKLLLVRALQANGEVVAVTGDGTNDAPALKNADVGLAMGIAGTEVAREASDIILLDDSFPTIEQAIWWGRALYENIQRFLIFQLTINIAAALLTFIAPLLGFAPPFTIIQLLWINIVMDSLAALALCSEAPHPALMERNPIPRSASVITPYMVRAILVTAGIYIVVGIAALMLGIPFMHSPQEQASAFFAGFVIAQVWNGINCRGINGVMPPLFKGNPVFFGIMGLIICIQILIIQFGGSMFGTVPLSLFQWIAIGVGTLPVLLIWPALRMFHTVQEE; translated from the coding sequence ATGATCCCCTCACCGGACCAGGGCACGTTTAGCAGAGATGGTCTTTCCACCGAGGAAGTTCTTGATTCCCGGAACAAATACGGAAAGAATGAGCTGGCTCCACCCAAACGGATCCCTGTATGGAAACAATACCTGGATAAATACCAGGATCCCATCATCAGGATCCTGCTCATCGCGGTAACACTCTCAGCCATCGTTGCCATTATCGAAGGCAATAGTCTTATTGATACTATTGGCATTGCACTTGCAGTAATTCTCTCAACCAGTATTGCATTTATTACTGAATTCAGAAGTAACCGGGAATTTGATGCATTGAACGCGATGCGTGAGGACACCGCTGTCAAGGTAATACGAAACAAAAGCCCGACAACAGTTCCGATGAGGGATATTGTGGTTGGAGACACGATCCTGCTCGAAGCCGGGGATATGGTCCCTGCTGACGGATTCCTTCTCCAGGCATCAGATATCGAAGCGGACGAGTCTGCATTCACCGGCGAGAGTGAGCCGGTCGGGAAAAAAGAGAATGATACAGCCCTGAAAAGTTCATATATCACGTCTGGACGTGGAATCCTGATCGCATCTGCAGTCGGGGATGATACAAAGATGGGCCTGATCGCTGCATCGCTTACCGAAGGGACACGGCCGGATACTCCGCTTCAGGTCAAATTAAAGGATCTTGCTCACCTCATCAGCAGATTCGGATATGTGATGGCAGCTCTGATCATTATTCTTGTGCTGGTTCAGGATCTGGTTCTTGCAGCCCCACCTGAATCAGCCTTTGATATCTTCAGGATCTTTCTGCATGCCTGCATGTTTGCCGTTGTCATCATCGTCGTTTCTGTTCCTGAGGGCCTTCCTGTCAGTGTGACAGTATCCCTGGCTCTTACGATGAGAAAGATGACCCGGGCAAAGAGCCTGGTCAGACGGCTTATCGCCTGTGAAACCATCGGGTCGGTCACGGTTATCTGTACAGACAAGACCGGGACCCTCACCATGAACCAGATGGAAGTTGCTGCTTCTTCCATCGAAGTTCCGGTCGATGTCCGGAGTCTTCCTGTTGATCCTGCAGGCTGGATCTCCCTGAATGCTGCAGTGAACAGTACTGCCGAGTTGGATCATGTAGACGGGCAGTTGATTACGGTTGGAAATTCTACCGAGGCTGCCCTGCTCAGATGGCTTCACCGTGCCGGAATCGGGTATCAGGAGATCAGAGATGCCTGGCCACCCCTGCACCAGAATTTTTTTAATTCAAAGAAGAAGCAGATGTCAACAACTGTCGCTCTCGGGACAAGGCAGTTTATTCTGGTAAAAGGGGCACCGGAGATTATCGGAGCACAATGTAATCCGGTCCCTGATTTAACCCATCTGCACGATCTGGCAGGCAGGGCCATGCGGACACTGGCGTTTGCTCATGGGGAGATCAACTCATCAGAACCGGATCAGGTTCTTCTCACCTGGGACGGGTTTGTAGGAATTCGTGATGAAGTTCGCCCCGATGTCCCGGATGCAGTACAGACCTGCAAAGATGCAGGAATCACGGTAAAGATGGTCACCGGCGACAGTGCCGAGACAGCATCTGCGATAGCACGGGAGACCGGCATTCTCGGAACCGGTATTGTTATGACCGGTCCTGAGTTCAGGGAGTTGTCAGACGAAAGACGAAAGGAAGTTGCGGGCAATATTCAGGTTCTCGCCAGGTCAGAGCCTCACGATAAACTCCTGCTTGTCCGGGCCCTTCAGGCAAACGGTGAGGTGGTTGCAGTAACCGGAGACGGAACAAATGATGCTCCTGCTCTGAAGAATGCAGATGTAGGTCTTGCCATGGGGATTGCCGGGACAGAGGTCGCACGGGAAGCGAGTGACATCATTCTTCTGGACGACTCCTTCCCGACGATTGAGCAGGCGATCTGGTGGGGAAGAGCGTTATATGAGAATATCCAGAGATTTTTGATCTTTCAGCTCACAATCAATATTGCTGCAGCATTGCTGACCTTCATAGCACCACTTCTCGGATTTGCCCCACCATTTACCATCATCCAGTTACTCTGGATCAATATCGTGATGGACTCTCTGGCAGCTCTCGCCCTCTGCTCTGAAGCACCTCACCCGGCACTCATGGAACGAAACCCTATCCCAAGATCGGCTTCGGTGATCACACCGTATATGGTCAGGGCAATCCTGGTAACTGCCGGAATTTATATCGTCGTCGGAATCGCGGCACTTATGCTGGGAATCCCCTTTATGCATTCACCGCAGGAACAGGCGTCTGCCTTCTTCGCAGGGTTTGTTATTGCACAGGTGTGGAACGGAATAAATTGCAGGGGAATTAACGGGGTGATGCCTCCTCTGTTTAAAGGAAACCCGGTATTTTTCGGGATCATGGGATTGATCATCTGTATTCAGATTCTCATCATACAATTCGGTGGATCAATGTTCGGAACTGTGCCACTTTCCCTGTTTCAATGGATAGCCATCGGAGTTGGAACTCTCCCGGTCTTACTCATCTGGCCAGCACTCCGTATGTTTCATACGGTACAAGAAGAGTGA
- a CDS encoding FeoA family protein, translated as MVPLSLMKEGDHVRVEHISGTGYLASTLSQLGISVGEELMIIQKANESVIVRVRGSRYALGTGAASMVLVKPVPGAA; from the coding sequence ATGGTCCCGCTCAGCCTGATGAAAGAAGGAGACCACGTACGGGTTGAACACATATCAGGAACCGGGTACCTTGCCAGTACGCTGAGCCAATTAGGTATCTCTGTTGGAGAAGAACTCATGATTATCCAGAAAGCAAATGAGTCGGTCATCGTCAGGGTTCGTGGAAGCCGGTATGCCCTTGGAACAGGAGCTGCAAGCATGGTACTCGTAAAACCGGTTCCAGGTGCAGCATGA
- a CDS encoding helix-turn-helix domain-containing protein produces MMSEGLEVLGFINSRGGCMLTDISSELNLPISSVHGWISLLCSTGYLKKCEQEHGTCACEKNGTRCVHCSCSCKAVQANTPVRIEVTERGMNLFRRNSYETCKTEVVADNGRLS; encoded by the coding sequence ATGATGAGCGAAGGTCTTGAAGTTCTCGGATTCATCAACTCCCGGGGAGGGTGTATGCTCACTGATATCAGCTCAGAACTGAATCTCCCCATCAGTTCTGTACATGGATGGATATCCCTGCTTTGCAGCACCGGTTATCTGAAAAAATGCGAACAGGAACATGGAACATGTGCCTGTGAAAAGAACGGAACCAGATGCGTACATTGCTCCTGTTCTTGCAAAGCAGTACAGGCTAACACCCCGGTACGGATAGAGGTTACAGAACGAGGAATGAACCTGTTCAGGAGGAATTCATATGAAACCTGCAAAACTGAAGTTGTCGCAGACAATGGAAGACTATCTTGA
- a CDS encoding response regulator, protein MITNISQSDTITTLHSDQSSQTPAFHPDLPSELSLPLPDLSGVCTVLVVDDEPLFLDLTRRYLERTGYIQTICCNSAVEACSKIHDPEIDVIVSDYDMPGMNGIQYLSWLRESGCYIPFILCTGRGREEVVIEALNCGASYYIGKGFDPKPMYAELCNVIRQISSNIRSEKAIREKEHLIGSIFQHLPDPTYAVDLSGKVIAWNRAMEELTGISRLQAEGTDIYRSSVSYIHVQTGLPIEMVLGLRVDLPDPFVLLLQTPGMVMSEISVVNEDLNTAVYWVKTTSLRSESGYLIGAIETIRDVTSEKKTEHDLRAKSQYHRSLVETHIDPLITLDEDLVISDLNLAAEEVIGDLRENIMGTPFPFLFQESNFVGKACTRIMHQSMQIRDVSLGLITKEGIKQVLLFAVPCTGDLLPGVRIFVELHEKPFSGTGREDSVSGS, encoded by the coding sequence ATGATCACGAACATTTCCCAATCAGATACCATCACCACGTTACACTCTGATCAAAGTAGTCAGACTCCTGCTTTCCATCCTGATCTCCCCTCAGAATTGTCTCTCCCATTACCCGATCTGAGTGGTGTCTGTACAGTTCTTGTTGTAGATGATGAACCCCTGTTTCTTGATCTGACACGAAGGTATCTTGAAAGAACCGGATATATTCAGACAATCTGCTGCAATTCTGCGGTGGAGGCATGTTCAAAGATTCATGATCCTGAAATCGATGTTATCGTATCTGATTATGACATGCCTGGTATGAATGGGATCCAGTATCTCTCATGGCTGCGTGAATCGGGTTGTTATATTCCGTTCATTCTTTGTACCGGCAGAGGAAGGGAGGAGGTGGTTATTGAAGCCCTTAATTGTGGAGCATCGTACTATATCGGCAAGGGCTTTGACCCAAAACCAATGTATGCTGAATTATGCAATGTTATCCGCCAGATATCATCGAATATCAGATCTGAAAAGGCGATTCGTGAGAAGGAGCATCTGATTGGATCCATCTTTCAGCATCTTCCAGATCCTACCTATGCAGTTGATCTCTCCGGAAAAGTTATTGCATGGAACCGGGCCATGGAAGAACTGACCGGCATCTCCCGGTTACAGGCTGAAGGAACAGACATATACCGCAGTTCTGTATCATACATCCATGTGCAAACCGGGCTTCCAATTGAGATGGTTCTTGGTTTGAGAGTAGATCTTCCTGATCCCTTTGTTCTTCTTCTTCAGACACCAGGGATGGTGATGAGTGAGATCAGTGTAGTGAATGAGGATCTCAATACTGCGGTCTACTGGGTAAAAACCACTTCACTCAGATCAGAATCCGGCTATCTTATTGGAGCGATTGAGACAATCCGCGATGTTACTTCTGAAAAGAAGACTGAACATGATCTCAGGGCAAAGAGCCAGTATCATCGAAGTCTTGTAGAAACTCATATTGATCCCCTGATAACACTGGATGAAGATCTGGTAATATCAGATCTCAATCTTGCTGCAGAAGAGGTCATTGGAGATTTGAGAGAAAATATTATGGGAACACCCTTTCCTTTTCTTTTCCAGGAGAGCAATTTTGTAGGGAAGGCCTGCACCAGAATTATGCATCAGTCTATGCAGATCCGGGATGTCTCTTTGGGCCTGATCACAAAAGAGGGCATAAAACAAGTCCTGCTCTTTGCAGTCCCCTGTACTGGAGATCTATTGCCGGGTGTAAGAATTTTTGTCGAACTTCATGAAAAACCCTTTTCAGGAACAGGGAGAGAGGACTCTGTTTCAGGGTCATGA
- the feoB gene encoding ferrous iron transport protein B gives MREIKVLLAGNPNVGKTTLFNTLCGVYQHTGNYPGVTVDIKEGTRKSGLNLLRISDLPGTYSLSAFTPDEQVARDALLTSNPDVVVQIVDATNIERNLFLTTQLTEIGLPMVIALNMVDLAQESGITIDAACLSKNIGLPVVKIVASKGTGIDDLVQTIVSEAGKAGEKRTPLVHYPASITAHLDVITGVIQNHREHLTNLTPEYASIRLLEGDQPLSDRLHQAGVTIPVIDTCDPAEVDGHIQEIMLARYKAAEKVTSCAVCCSMSRVMPTDLLDQVLTHRWFGIPIFLSFMWFAFQLTFSASAPVASGLEILFGGITESLGEIGLDPTVTSFLSEGVIGGVGTVFSFVPSIFILFLLLSLLEDSGYLARAAFVMDRLMHSIGLHGRSFIPLLIGFGCNVPAIMATRTLQSRADRIITIISIPFMSCAARLPVYVLLAGIFFEAQAGTVIFFLYVLGILTAIGTALLFRRMVFHDDPSPFIMELPPYRSPTIHAAALHMWHRGKEYLQRAGIVIFGGVIVVWILATLPFGVEYGSAESLAGTLGHLAEPIFAPLGFTWQLVVGLIFGFIAKEVVVGSLGTLYGGEDSLAADLAGDPALGPATALAYMVFVLLYLPCVATLGVIKQEMGSWKWTGIALGWGILVAFVLAWVTRIVATLIIGA, from the coding sequence ATGAGGGAAATAAAAGTCCTTCTTGCAGGAAATCCCAACGTTGGAAAAACAACCCTGTTCAACACACTCTGCGGGGTATACCAGCACACGGGTAATTACCCCGGAGTCACAGTTGACATCAAAGAAGGAACCAGAAAGAGCGGCTTAAATCTTCTCAGAATTTCGGATCTACCGGGAACATACAGCCTCAGTGCATTCACGCCTGATGAACAGGTTGCACGTGATGCCCTCCTGACCTCTAATCCGGACGTTGTTGTCCAGATCGTGGATGCAACCAACATAGAACGGAACCTCTTCCTGACTACTCAGTTGACAGAGATCGGTCTGCCGATGGTCATCGCCCTGAATATGGTTGACCTTGCACAGGAGTCAGGTATCACAATCGATGCAGCATGCCTGTCAAAAAACATCGGGCTTCCGGTTGTAAAGATCGTGGCCAGTAAGGGAACCGGTATAGATGATCTGGTTCAGACCATTGTCAGTGAAGCAGGGAAAGCAGGAGAAAAAAGAACCCCACTTGTCCACTATCCGGCGTCGATAACTGCCCATCTGGATGTAATCACCGGGGTTATCCAGAATCATCGAGAGCACCTGACAAACCTGACCCCTGAATATGCATCAATCAGGCTCCTTGAAGGAGATCAGCCCCTATCAGATCGACTCCATCAGGCAGGGGTAACAATTCCGGTCATCGACACCTGCGATCCAGCAGAAGTCGATGGACATATTCAGGAGATTATGCTGGCCCGGTACAAGGCTGCTGAAAAGGTGACCAGTTGTGCAGTCTGCTGCTCGATGTCCAGGGTGATGCCGACTGACCTGCTCGATCAGGTCCTGACACACCGGTGGTTCGGAATTCCGATCTTTCTCTCGTTCATGTGGTTCGCGTTTCAACTGACATTCAGTGCCTCGGCACCGGTGGCATCGGGACTTGAGATCCTGTTCGGAGGTATCACAGAATCACTTGGAGAGATCGGACTTGATCCGACTGTGACCTCATTCCTCTCTGAGGGAGTTATCGGAGGAGTCGGAACAGTGTTCAGTTTTGTCCCGAGCATCTTCATTCTGTTTCTGCTCCTCTCACTGCTCGAAGATTCAGGGTACCTTGCACGGGCAGCATTTGTCATGGACCGGCTGATGCATTCGATCGGACTTCATGGCCGTTCGTTTATTCCGCTCCTCATCGGGTTCGGATGTAATGTCCCGGCGATCATGGCAACACGAACGCTCCAGAGCAGGGCTGATCGGATAATCACCATCATCTCGATACCGTTCATGTCATGTGCTGCTCGCCTTCCGGTATATGTCCTCCTTGCAGGCATCTTCTTCGAGGCACAGGCAGGCACCGTGATCTTCTTCCTCTATGTACTCGGCATCCTGACAGCGATCGGAACCGCACTGCTCTTTAGAAGAATGGTATTCCACGATGACCCTTCTCCGTTCATCATGGAACTTCCACCATACCGGAGCCCGACAATACATGCAGCAGCCTTACACATGTGGCACAGGGGAAAAGAGTACCTGCAGCGGGCAGGGATAGTCATATTCGGCGGTGTCATCGTTGTCTGGATCCTTGCAACCCTTCCATTCGGTGTTGAGTATGGATCAGCAGAGAGTCTTGCAGGCACACTCGGTCACCTGGCAGAACCGATCTTCGCACCGCTAGGATTTACCTGGCAACTCGTTGTCGGACTCATCTTCGGATTCATCGCAAAAGAGGTTGTTGTCGGATCACTTGGAACATTGTACGGTGGTGAAGACTCACTCGCGGCAGACCTTGCAGGTGATCCGGCACTCGGACCAGCAACGGCTCTTGCCTACATGGTCTTTGTCCTTCTCTACCTCCCGTGTGTTGCCACACTCGGTGTCATCAAGCAGGAGATGGGATCCTGGAAATGGACAGGAATCGCTCTTGGTTGGGGTATTCTTGTAGCATTTGTCCTGGCCTGGGTAACCAGGATCGTCGCAACGCTCATCATTGGAGCATAA